Proteins encoded in a region of the Labrus bergylta chromosome 9, fLabBer1.1, whole genome shotgun sequence genome:
- the LOC110000724 gene encoding protein NLRC3-like isoform X1 — protein sequence MDQCEEGEEREEGAPPFKTTLCEEPEAQRPQQHSADPLGPEHLPSCLSIKSDASMIRPLNFKQSADGRNQLQKVDCPHPSCLSLKSDWSKAEILNFDGGHPHVYQQVDQESSKTSRGQSALQHQPDLHSTFMLLEENIVTFVKNELKKVQRALSPDFPECFESQREYEDVLGGEEEQQKTNIREAFLKITVEFLKRMKQGELAECLQSKLFVPSCQRKIKSNLKRKFQCVFEGIAKAGNPTLMNQIYTELYITEVGTREINEEHEVRQIETTSRKLSRPETTIKPEDVIRALPGREEPLRTVMTKGVAGIGKTVLTQKFTLDWAEGKANQDIHFTFPFTFRELNVLKEKKFSLVELVHHFFSETKEAGICRFEEFQVVFIFDGLDECRLPLDFHNSETMTDVTESTSVDMLLTNLIRGNMLPSARIWITTRPAAANQIPPECVDIVTEVRGFTDPQKEEYFMKRFRDKDQANRILSHIKRSRSLHIMCHIPVFCWITATVLEDVLKTREGEVLPRTLTEMYIHFLVVQSKMKNIKYDGGADTDSHWSPESRKMIESLGKLAFEELQKGNLIFYESDLIECGMDIREASVYSGVFTQIFKEETGLYQDKVFCFVHLSVQEFLAALHVHLTFINSGVNLMSEEKTTLWFSCFMKDKHNIKYVHQCAVDKALQSPNGHLDLFLRFLLGLSLPTNGILLGGLLAKTARSSQTKVETVRYIKKKISQNLSAEKSINLFHCLNEQNDSSLLEELQHSLRYGSLSTDELSPAQWSALVFILLSSEKELDVFDLKKYSDSEEALLRLLPVVRASSTALLAYCNLSERSCQALSSVLSSQFSSLRELDLTNNNLQDSGVELLCEGLKSPHCLLETLRLSGCMIQSKGCASLAKALSSNPSYLRELDLSYNHPGKQGVKLLSTGLENPQWRLDTLRWKPGRARWLKPGLRKYSCGLTFNTNTVHKNLQLSNNNTMVVFTEDNQSYPDHPDRFKTCPQLLCRNNLTGRCYWEVKWSGEVYISVSYRGISRTGPSRVCMFGENNQSWCLFCSDKGYSVCHNSIVTSIPSTYSSVSGRVAVYVDCPAGTLSFFRVSSGKLIHLHTFNTTFTEALYPGFGLWYEMIWHFTDITGFSSTCPGSSVSLCPL from the exons atggatcagtgtgaggagggagaggagagagaggagggagccCCTCCCTTTAAAACAACTCTCTGTGAGGAACCTGAAGCTCAGAG aCCACAGCAGCACTCAGCAGACCCTCTTGGACCTGAACATTTACCCAGCTGTTTGTCCATAAAGAGTGATGCATCAATGATACGTCCTCTTAATTTTAAACAATCTGCTGATGGGAG GAATCAGCTGCAGAAAGTAGACTGTCCTCATCCAAGCTGTCTATCCCTTAAGAGCGACTGGTCAAAGGCTGAAATCTTAAACTTTGATGGAGGACATCCACATGTTTATCAGCA AGTCGACCAGGAGAGCTCAAAGACTTCCAGGGGTCAGTCTGCCCTGCAGCATCAACCTGACCTACACTCAACATTTATG ctgctggaggagaacattgTCACTTTTGTGAAGAATGAGCTGAAGAAGGTCCAGAGAGCTCTGAGTCCAGATTTCCCAGAATGCTTTGAGAGTCAGAGGGAGTATGAAGACGTTTTGGGTGGTGAGGAAGAACAGCAGAAGACAAATATCAGAGAGGCATTCCTGAAGATCACAGTAGAGTTCCTAAAGAGAATGAAGCAGGGGGAACTGGCTGaatgtctgcagagca AATTATTTGTTCCAAGTTGTCAGCGTAAAATCAAGTCTAATTTGAAGaggaagttccagtgtgtgtttgaggggattgccaaagcaggaaacccaactcTAATGAATCAGATCTACACAGaactctacatcacagaggtaGGGACCAGAGAGATCAATGAagaacacgaggtcagacagattgaaacaacatccaggaaactaagcagaccagaaacaaccattaAACCAGAAGACGTAATCAGAGCCTTACCTGGAAGAGAAGAACCACTCAgaacagtgatgacaaagggagtggctggcatcgggaaaacagtcttaacacagaaatttactctggactgggctgaaggcAAAGCCAACCAGgacatacacttcacatttccattcactttcagagagctgaatgtgctgaaagagaaaaagttcagcttggtggaacttgttcatcacttcttttctgaaaccaaagaagcaggaatctgcaggtttgaagagttccaggttgtgttcatctttgacggcctggatgagtgtcgacttcctctggacttccACAACAGTGAGACTATGACTGATGtaacagagtccacctcagtggatatgctgttgacaaacctcatcagaGGGAACATGCTTCCCTCTGCTCGCATCTGGATAACcacaagacctgcagcagccaatcagatccctcctgagtgtgttgacatagtgacagaggtcagagggttcactgacccacagaaggaggagtacttcatgAAGAGATTCAGAGATAAGGATCAGGCCAACAGGATCCTCTCTCACATCAAGAGATCccgaagcctccacatcatgtgccacatcccagtcttctgctggatcactgctacagttctggaggatgtgttaaagaccagagagggagaagTGCTGCCTaggaccctgactgagatgtacatccactttctggtggttcagtccaaaatgaagaacatcaagtatgatggaggagctgacaCAGATTCACAttggagtccagagagcaggaagatgattgagtctctaggaaaactggcttttgaggagctgcagaaaggaaacctgatcttctatgaaTCAGACCTGATAGAGTGTGGCATGGATATCAGAGAGGCCTCAGTGTACTcgggagtgttcacacagatctttaaagaggagacaggactgtaccaggacaaggtgttctgctttgtccatctgagtgttcaggagtttctggctgctcttcatgtccatctgacatTCATCAACTCTGGTGTTAATTTGatgtcagaagaaaaaacaacattgtggttttcttgtttcatgaaagacaaacacaatatcAAATATGTACACCAGTGTGCTGTGGACAAGGCCTTACAGAGTCCAAATGGtcacctggacttgttcctccgcttcctcctggGTCTTTCACTGCCAACAAATGGGATTCTTCTTGGAGGCCTTTTGGCAAAGACAGCACGTAGCTCACAAACCAAAGTGGAAACAGTCCGGTACATCAAAAAGAAGATCAGTCAgaatctgtctgcagagaaaagcatcaatctgttccactgtctgaatgaacagAATGATAGCTCCCTCCTAGAGGAGCTCCAGCACTCGCTGAGATATGGAAGTCTCTCCACAGAtgaactgtctcctgctcagtggtcagccctcgtcttcatcttactgtcatcagaaaaagagcTAGatgtgtttgacctgaagaaatactctgatTCAGaagaggctcttctgaggctgctgccagTGGTCAGAGCCTCCAGCACAGCTCT GCTGGCTTactgtaacctctcagagagaagctgtcaAGCTCTGTCTTCAGTTCTCAGCTCCCAGTTTTCTTCTCTGAGAGAACTCGACCTGACtaacaacaatctgcaggattcaggagtggaACTGCTGTGTGAAGGACTGAAGAGTCCACACTGTTTACTGGAAACTCTGAG GCTTTCTGGCTGTATGATCCAAAGTAAAGGCTGTGCTTCACTGGCCAAAGCTCTTAGCTCTAACCCCTCCTATCTCAGAGAGCtagacctgagctacaatcatccaggaaaacagggagtgaagctgctgtctactggaCTGGAGAATCCACAATGgagactggacactctcag GTGGAAGCCTGGCAGGGCCCGATGGTTGAAACCAGGTCTGAGAAAGT ATTCCTGTGGACtcacatttaacacaaacacgGTGCACAAAAACCTACAACtgtccaacaacaacactatGGTGGTTTTTACTGAGGATaatcagtcatatcctgatcatccagacagatttaaaacctgtcctcagctgctgtgtagaaATAAtttgactggtcgctgttactgggaggtcaaGTGGAGTGGGGAAGTTTAtatatcagtgagttacagaggaatcagcaGGACAGGACCCAGTAGGGTCTGTATGTTTGGGGAGAATAATCAGTCCTGGTGTCTGTTCTGCTCTGATAAAGGTTACTCTGTCTGCCACAACAGCATCGTAACATCCATCCCATCCACTTATTCCTCCGTCTCTGGCAGAGTAGCAGtatatgtggactgtcctgctggcacTCTGTCCTTCTTCAGAGTGTCCTCCGGCAagctgatccacctccacaccttcaacaccacattcactgaagcCCTTTATCCTGGGTTTGGTCTTTGGTATGAAATGATTTGGCACTTTACAGACATCACTGGGTTCTCTTCTACTTGTCCTGGttcttctgtgtctttgtgtcctctgTAA
- the LOC110000724 gene encoding protein NLRC3-like isoform X2: MDQCEEGEEREEGAPPFKTTLCEEPEAQRPQQHSADPLGPEHLPSCLSIKSDASMIRPLNFKQSADGRNQLQKVDCPHPSCLSLKSDWSKAEILNFDGGHPHVYQQVDQESSKTSRGQSALQHQPDLHSTFMLLEENIVTFVKNELKKVQRALSPDFPECFESQREYEDVLGGEEEQQKTNIREAFLKITVEFLKRMKQGELAECLQSKLFVPSCQRKIKSNLKRKFQCVFEGIAKAGNPTLMNQIYTELYITEVGTREINEEHEVRQIETTSRKLSRPETTIKPEDVIRALPGREEPLRTVMTKGVAGIGKTVLTQKFTLDWAEGKANQDIHFTFPFTFRELNVLKEKKFSLVELVHHFFSETKEAGICRFEEFQVVFIFDGLDECRLPLDFHNSETMTDVTESTSVDMLLTNLIRGNMLPSARIWITTRPAAANQIPPECVDIVTEVRGFTDPQKEEYFMKRFRDKDQANRILSHIKRSRSLHIMCHIPVFCWITATVLEDVLKTREGEVLPRTLTEMYIHFLVVQSKMKNIKYDGGADTDSHWSPESRKMIESLGKLAFEELQKGNLIFYESDLIECGMDIREASVYSGVFTQIFKEETGLYQDKVFCFVHLSVQEFLAALHVHLTFINSGVNLMSEEKTTLWFSCFMKDKHNIKYVHQCAVDKALQSPNGHLDLFLRFLLGLSLPTNGILLGGLLAKTARSSQTKVETVRYIKKKISQNLSAEKSINLFHCLNEQNDSSLLEELQHSLRYGSLSTDELSPAQWSALVFILLSSEKELDVFDLKKYSDSEEALLRLLPVVRASSTALLAYCNLSERSCQALSSVLSSQFSSLRELDLTNNNLQDSGVELLCEGLKSPHCLLETLRLSGCMIQSKGCASLAKALSSNPSYLRELDLSYNHPGKQGVKLLSTGLENPQWRLDTLRWKPGRARWLKPGLRKCVLCLVLSIRFLWTHI, translated from the exons atggatcagtgtgaggagggagaggagagagaggagggagccCCTCCCTTTAAAACAACTCTCTGTGAGGAACCTGAAGCTCAGAG aCCACAGCAGCACTCAGCAGACCCTCTTGGACCTGAACATTTACCCAGCTGTTTGTCCATAAAGAGTGATGCATCAATGATACGTCCTCTTAATTTTAAACAATCTGCTGATGGGAG GAATCAGCTGCAGAAAGTAGACTGTCCTCATCCAAGCTGTCTATCCCTTAAGAGCGACTGGTCAAAGGCTGAAATCTTAAACTTTGATGGAGGACATCCACATGTTTATCAGCA AGTCGACCAGGAGAGCTCAAAGACTTCCAGGGGTCAGTCTGCCCTGCAGCATCAACCTGACCTACACTCAACATTTATG ctgctggaggagaacattgTCACTTTTGTGAAGAATGAGCTGAAGAAGGTCCAGAGAGCTCTGAGTCCAGATTTCCCAGAATGCTTTGAGAGTCAGAGGGAGTATGAAGACGTTTTGGGTGGTGAGGAAGAACAGCAGAAGACAAATATCAGAGAGGCATTCCTGAAGATCACAGTAGAGTTCCTAAAGAGAATGAAGCAGGGGGAACTGGCTGaatgtctgcagagca AATTATTTGTTCCAAGTTGTCAGCGTAAAATCAAGTCTAATTTGAAGaggaagttccagtgtgtgtttgaggggattgccaaagcaggaaacccaactcTAATGAATCAGATCTACACAGaactctacatcacagaggtaGGGACCAGAGAGATCAATGAagaacacgaggtcagacagattgaaacaacatccaggaaactaagcagaccagaaacaaccattaAACCAGAAGACGTAATCAGAGCCTTACCTGGAAGAGAAGAACCACTCAgaacagtgatgacaaagggagtggctggcatcgggaaaacagtcttaacacagaaatttactctggactgggctgaaggcAAAGCCAACCAGgacatacacttcacatttccattcactttcagagagctgaatgtgctgaaagagaaaaagttcagcttggtggaacttgttcatcacttcttttctgaaaccaaagaagcaggaatctgcaggtttgaagagttccaggttgtgttcatctttgacggcctggatgagtgtcgacttcctctggacttccACAACAGTGAGACTATGACTGATGtaacagagtccacctcagtggatatgctgttgacaaacctcatcagaGGGAACATGCTTCCCTCTGCTCGCATCTGGATAACcacaagacctgcagcagccaatcagatccctcctgagtgtgttgacatagtgacagaggtcagagggttcactgacccacagaaggaggagtacttcatgAAGAGATTCAGAGATAAGGATCAGGCCAACAGGATCCTCTCTCACATCAAGAGATCccgaagcctccacatcatgtgccacatcccagtcttctgctggatcactgctacagttctggaggatgtgttaaagaccagagagggagaagTGCTGCCTaggaccctgactgagatgtacatccactttctggtggttcagtccaaaatgaagaacatcaagtatgatggaggagctgacaCAGATTCACAttggagtccagagagcaggaagatgattgagtctctaggaaaactggcttttgaggagctgcagaaaggaaacctgatcttctatgaaTCAGACCTGATAGAGTGTGGCATGGATATCAGAGAGGCCTCAGTGTACTcgggagtgttcacacagatctttaaagaggagacaggactgtaccaggacaaggtgttctgctttgtccatctgagtgttcaggagtttctggctgctcttcatgtccatctgacatTCATCAACTCTGGTGTTAATTTGatgtcagaagaaaaaacaacattgtggttttcttgtttcatgaaagacaaacacaatatcAAATATGTACACCAGTGTGCTGTGGACAAGGCCTTACAGAGTCCAAATGGtcacctggacttgttcctccgcttcctcctggGTCTTTCACTGCCAACAAATGGGATTCTTCTTGGAGGCCTTTTGGCAAAGACAGCACGTAGCTCACAAACCAAAGTGGAAACAGTCCGGTACATCAAAAAGAAGATCAGTCAgaatctgtctgcagagaaaagcatcaatctgttccactgtctgaatgaacagAATGATAGCTCCCTCCTAGAGGAGCTCCAGCACTCGCTGAGATATGGAAGTCTCTCCACAGAtgaactgtctcctgctcagtggtcagccctcgtcttcatcttactgtcatcagaaaaagagcTAGatgtgtttgacctgaagaaatactctgatTCAGaagaggctcttctgaggctgctgccagTGGTCAGAGCCTCCAGCACAGCTCT GCTGGCTTactgtaacctctcagagagaagctgtcaAGCTCTGTCTTCAGTTCTCAGCTCCCAGTTTTCTTCTCTGAGAGAACTCGACCTGACtaacaacaatctgcaggattcaggagtggaACTGCTGTGTGAAGGACTGAAGAGTCCACACTGTTTACTGGAAACTCTGAG GCTTTCTGGCTGTATGATCCAAAGTAAAGGCTGTGCTTCACTGGCCAAAGCTCTTAGCTCTAACCCCTCCTATCTCAGAGAGCtagacctgagctacaatcatccaggaaaacagggagtgaagctgctgtctactggaCTGGAGAATCCACAATGgagactggacactctcag GTGGAAGCCTGGCAGGGCCCGATGGTTGAAACCAGGTCTGAGAAAGT GTGTGTTGTGCCTTGTTCTCTCCATCAGATTCCTGTGGACtcacatttaa